The Bombus pascuorum chromosome 9, iyBomPasc1.1, whole genome shotgun sequence genome has a window encoding:
- the LOC132910665 gene encoding CTTNBP2 N-terminal-like protein isoform X2 codes for MASQSQNAMNVSSSVSPANGSSGSSTTISVCTTKMQSLTSTPSSQSYQQHSSPSSSPSPSPSPMQQQHQQTLQQPNNIEAIDKNSSNTLKRNPKMELNKTDLLKLLGHLEGELQARDIVIAVLKSEKLKHLLSTRYLSGTSDPHAALARDIVLVGSVSEHEPNQINKQVATLEALVTQQRCMQFKMAKVLKEAELRHRAVIKELEEEKRKHEHDTAQGDDITYGLEKERTRLKKELELEKQEKKRLELELKKANETLEEEKTRQKQIVLLLLAERKKIIMKYIEERKRSEDLAQILSEEKVRIDSMAEGLEEESKKSLQMEAELEKQLAQFDMERQQYKQALAKEEKRAKDLELELDKLRTEMDVWKESQTRGSPRGVGATPPPPPAKPVNLVVMPTVKPASAPQTIKGTVLGTGTPMVSSKVVQPTATVSSVPVSGPTTGIARSVTPGQALRGVTYTSNITSSSGENAASSENQAVDKRVVVPAPVNPGGTVKLIPSTQATGKLGFHVGSGSAIQASGMLPSKKPPVSRGVPPPVPPNKPVVPPKKEAAYIRRTESQATQDAVKLGKQGAAHPTSGPTAPQVQQAIGAFTQASDEETKPR; via the exons atggcATCACAGAGTCAAAATGCTATGAATGTAAGTTCGAGTGTTTCACCGGCGAATGGATCATCCGGATCGTCGACAACCATCTCGGTCTGCACTACGAAGATGCAGTCTCTTACTTCTACACCATCCTCACAATCCTATCAACAACACTCGTCTCCATCGTCGTCACCATCGCCGTCGCCGTCACCGATGCAGCAACAGCATCAACAGACTCTACAACAACCTAACAATATAGAGGCAATTGATAAGAATTCCTCCAATACATTAAAA CGTAATCCAAAAATGGAATTAAACAAAActgatttattaaaactattaGGGCATCTTGAAGGAGAATTACAGGCAAGAGATATTGTAATAGCAGTATTAaag tcagaaaaattgaaacatctATTAAGTACTCGATATCTGAGTGGGACATCAGATCCACATGCTGCACTTGCACGTGATATTGTATTAGTAGGTAGTGTCAGTGAACATGAaccaaatcaaataaataaacaagttGCTACTTTAGAAGCACTTGTGACACAACAAAGATGTATGCAGTTTAAAATGGCCAAAGTTCTTAAAGAAGCAGAGCTTAGGCATAGAGCA GTTATTAAGGaattagaagaagaaaaacgaaaacacgaACATGATACTGCCCAGGGTGATGATATTACATATGgattggaaaaagaaaggacacgattgaaaaaagaattagaattagagaaacaagaaaaaaaaagactggaattagaattaaagaaaGCAAATGAAACTttagaggaagaaaaaactCGACAGAAGCAAATAGTACTTCTTCTACTTGCTGAACGCAAAAAGATAATTATGAAGTATatagaagaaaggaaaagatcaGAAGATTTGGCACAGATATTAAGCGAAGAAAAAGTTCGGATAGATTCTATGGCTGAAGGACtcgaagaagaaagtaaaaagtcATTACAAATGGAAGCAGAATTGGAGAAACAACTTGCGCAATTTGACATGGAAAGACAGCAATATAAACAAGCCttagcaaaagaagaaaagagggcTAAAGATCTCGAATTAGAATTAGATAAACTTAGAACTGAAATGGATGTATGGAAAGAGTCTCAAACACGAGGTTCTCCAAGAGGTGTGGGTGCAACTCCACCACCTCCCCCAGCCAAACCAGTTAATTTAGTTGTTATGCCTACAGTTAAGCCTGCTAGTGCACCACAAACAA TTAAAGGTACAGTACTGGGTACTGGGACTCCAATGGTTAGTAGTAAAGTTGTTCAGCCCACTGCCACGGTATCTAGTGTTCCTGTCAGCGGTCCAA CTACTGGGATTGCTAGGTCAGTAACTCCTGGGCAGGCATTACGCGGCGTCACGTACACGTCCAATATTACATCTTCTAGTGGAGAAAATGCGGCGTCTTCTGAAAATCAG GCTGTAGACAAACGTGTGGTTGTACCTGCTCCTGTAAATCCTGGAGGCACGGTAAAACTTATACCGTCGACACAAGCTACAGGAAAGCTTGGTTTTCATGTTGGCTCTGGTTCGGCGATTCAAGCATCCGGTATGCTGCCTTCGAAAAAGCCACCAGTATCTCGCGGTGTTCCTCCTCCAGTGCCGCCAAATAAGCCGGTAGTACCACCTAAAAAGGAGGCTGCTTATATTAGAAGGACTGAGTCTCAAGCAACACAGGACGCCGTAAAACTTGGTAAACAAGGTGCGGCGCATCCTACTAGTGGACCTACCGCTCCGCAAGTCCAACAGGCAATAGGAGCTTTTACTCAAGCCTCCGATGAAGAG ACAAAGCCACGTTGA
- the LOC132910665 gene encoding CTTNBP2 N-terminal-like protein isoform X1, with the protein MASQSQNAMNVSSSVSPANGSSGSSTTISVCTTKMQSLTSTPSSQSYQQHSSPSSSPSPSPSPMQQQHQQTLQQPNNIEAIDKNSSNTLKRNPKMELNKTDLLKLLGHLEGELQARDIVIAVLKSEKLKHLLSTRYLSGTSDPHAALARDIVLVGSVSEHEPNQINKQVATLEALVTQQRCMQFKMAKVLKEAELRHRAVIKELEEEKRKHEHDTAQGDDITYGLEKERTRLKKELELEKQEKKRLELELKKANETLEEEKTRQKQIVLLLLAERKKIIMKYIEERKRSEDLAQILSEEKVRIDSMAEGLEEESKKSLQMEAELEKQLAQFDMERQQYKQALAKEEKRAKDLELELDKLRTEMDVWKESQTRGSPRGVGATPPPPPAKPVNLVVMPTVKPASAPQTIKGTVLGTGTPMVSSKVVQPTATVSSVPVSGPTTGIARSVTPGQALRGVTYTSNITSSSGENAASSENQAVDKRVVVPAPVNPGGTVKLIPSTQATGKLGFHVGSGSAIQASGMLPSKKPPVSRGVPPPVPPNKPVVPPKKEAAYIRRTESQATQDAVKLGKQGAAHPTSGPTAPQVQQAIGAFTQASDEEVSNKAPLPFSSD; encoded by the exons atggcATCACAGAGTCAAAATGCTATGAATGTAAGTTCGAGTGTTTCACCGGCGAATGGATCATCCGGATCGTCGACAACCATCTCGGTCTGCACTACGAAGATGCAGTCTCTTACTTCTACACCATCCTCACAATCCTATCAACAACACTCGTCTCCATCGTCGTCACCATCGCCGTCGCCGTCACCGATGCAGCAACAGCATCAACAGACTCTACAACAACCTAACAATATAGAGGCAATTGATAAGAATTCCTCCAATACATTAAAA CGTAATCCAAAAATGGAATTAAACAAAActgatttattaaaactattaGGGCATCTTGAAGGAGAATTACAGGCAAGAGATATTGTAATAGCAGTATTAaag tcagaaaaattgaaacatctATTAAGTACTCGATATCTGAGTGGGACATCAGATCCACATGCTGCACTTGCACGTGATATTGTATTAGTAGGTAGTGTCAGTGAACATGAaccaaatcaaataaataaacaagttGCTACTTTAGAAGCACTTGTGACACAACAAAGATGTATGCAGTTTAAAATGGCCAAAGTTCTTAAAGAAGCAGAGCTTAGGCATAGAGCA GTTATTAAGGaattagaagaagaaaaacgaaaacacgaACATGATACTGCCCAGGGTGATGATATTACATATGgattggaaaaagaaaggacacgattgaaaaaagaattagaattagagaaacaagaaaaaaaaagactggaattagaattaaagaaaGCAAATGAAACTttagaggaagaaaaaactCGACAGAAGCAAATAGTACTTCTTCTACTTGCTGAACGCAAAAAGATAATTATGAAGTATatagaagaaaggaaaagatcaGAAGATTTGGCACAGATATTAAGCGAAGAAAAAGTTCGGATAGATTCTATGGCTGAAGGACtcgaagaagaaagtaaaaagtcATTACAAATGGAAGCAGAATTGGAGAAACAACTTGCGCAATTTGACATGGAAAGACAGCAATATAAACAAGCCttagcaaaagaagaaaagagggcTAAAGATCTCGAATTAGAATTAGATAAACTTAGAACTGAAATGGATGTATGGAAAGAGTCTCAAACACGAGGTTCTCCAAGAGGTGTGGGTGCAACTCCACCACCTCCCCCAGCCAAACCAGTTAATTTAGTTGTTATGCCTACAGTTAAGCCTGCTAGTGCACCACAAACAA TTAAAGGTACAGTACTGGGTACTGGGACTCCAATGGTTAGTAGTAAAGTTGTTCAGCCCACTGCCACGGTATCTAGTGTTCCTGTCAGCGGTCCAA CTACTGGGATTGCTAGGTCAGTAACTCCTGGGCAGGCATTACGCGGCGTCACGTACACGTCCAATATTACATCTTCTAGTGGAGAAAATGCGGCGTCTTCTGAAAATCAG GCTGTAGACAAACGTGTGGTTGTACCTGCTCCTGTAAATCCTGGAGGCACGGTAAAACTTATACCGTCGACACAAGCTACAGGAAAGCTTGGTTTTCATGTTGGCTCTGGTTCGGCGATTCAAGCATCCGGTATGCTGCCTTCGAAAAAGCCACCAGTATCTCGCGGTGTTCCTCCTCCAGTGCCGCCAAATAAGCCGGTAGTACCACCTAAAAAGGAGGCTGCTTATATTAGAAGGACTGAGTCTCAAGCAACACAGGACGCCGTAAAACTTGGTAAACAAGGTGCGGCGCATCCTACTAGTGGACCTACCGCTCCGCAAGTCCAACAGGCAATAGGAGCTTTTACTCAAGCCTCCGATGAAGAGGTTAGTAATAAAGCTCCTCTGCCTTTCTCATCCGATTAA